The window GCTTGCGGGCCTTGGAAACTCTGCGCTTGGGTACTCCCATGACATTTCCTCCTCTTGTCTTTCAGCCTTTCTGCCGGGCAAACAGGCTCCCGAGTACCGTAAGGCGCTCGTCTGGCTTAGGGCATGCACACGGGCCTTCCTTGAGATCGTGACCGCATTGGGGGCATAGCCCCGGACAATCGGGTTGGCACAACGCCTTCATGGGTAGGGCCAGAACCAGGGCCTCCTCTATCGCCGGGCGAAGCTCTATCTCGTTGCCCTCGAAGGGTTGGACCTGCTCCCTTTCCTCGTCGGACAAGGAGGCGAGTCTTGACACATGGGCGAACTGGGCCTCCAGCGGGGCCACAACCTCCTCCTCGTAATCGGTGAGGCAGCGGCTACACTGGCGGCGCACTACCGCCCGGACCTGTCCTTCGGATACCAGCAGCTTTTGGCCGCCGCTCACCTTTCCCTCTACTCGTACCGGCCCAATGAACCGGATTTCCTCCCCGGCCAGGCTCACCGCCGGGATCTCCTCCTCAAACACGAAGGAAATACTCCTTCCGGGGTGGCGCCGGAGATCGGCAACGTCCAGGCGCATGGTGTGACCCCCCAAGATAACCGGCGCTATTATAGTCAACGCTTCTATTCGGTGTCAAGCCGGCATAAGTTCTGACGGGTACCCGGTCTGCCCTTAGGGTAGTCCTGGTTTCCCCTGGTACCGGCCGCCTTACCGACCGAACCGCTCTGCGCCTGGTACGGCCGGTAACGCCGGAGCCGGCCTCGCTCGAGACTCGGGTGCGGGGAGCAGGTATGAACCGTAAGCGAAGGCAGTGGCTAGGGGTAGCCTGGCTGGTTTTTACCGTTTTGCTGGTAAGCCATCCTCAAGCTACCTATTCTGCCACCCACCAAGCCCTTGCCCTATGGTGGCAGGTAGTATTGCCGGGCCTGTTACCGTTTCTCATAGCCTCTTCTCTACTGGGCAGACTTGGCATGATTGCCCTGATAGGCCGATGGCTGGAACCCCTTACCCGCCGGCTCTTTAACCTGCCCGGTACGGCGGCACTGGTAATCGTACTCGGCTACAGTTCCGGGCCGCCGGTGGCGGCCGCCATGGTTGCCGAGTTGCGGCGCCGCCGCCTTTGCACACCCCGGGAGGGCGAAAGACTCTTATGTTTTACCCACAACGCCAGCCCCCTGTTCCTCTTGGCCGCCGTGCCGGTGGGAATGCTGGGCGATGCCTCCCTCGGTGTGCCCCTGGCCGCTGCCCACTACTGCGCTAACCTGATCCTGGGCTTACTCTGGCGCCGGTACGGGGGCGCCCGTCCTACCCGCCAGCCGCAGGCCAGCCCGTTTCCGACTCGGTCTGTACCGGGCGCAGTCTCCGCGGAGGCGCCTATGGCGGCTCTATTGGCGGAGGCGGTTACCCAGGCCTTCCGGACCCTGCTCCTGGTTGCCGGTTACATGACCCTTGCCGCCGTTGCCCTTGCCCTGTTGAGGGAGACCGGTGGTTTGGGCCCGTTGGCGCGCGCATTCGGCGCCCTGCTTGCGCTCTTCTCCTTGCCCCCGTCCCTGGGGGAGGCGGTGACGGAAGGCCTGGTAGAAATGACCCTGGGAACCTCCCGAGCTTGCCAGTCCTCGGCTCCCCTTGGTGACCGTCTGACCGTGGCCAGCATGATACTGGGTTGGTCCGGTCTTTCCGTACACGGTCAGGTGGCCAGTGTTCTTGCCGGAACGGACTTGCGTCTGGGGCCCTACCTGCTGAGTCGTATCGCTCAGGGCCTGCTGGCCGCGGTCCTGATAAGGCTCTGGTTACCTGAAGCCGTACCCACCTTTCAGCTCCCGCGACCGGCCACCTGGTCTCCGCTTCTGGTCTTCGAACTCAGCCTGTTACTCCTGGGCCTGGGGCTTGCCCTGTGGCTGTTGCTGGCGCTGTTGTTCGCTCTCTTCAGGCGGTCTTGGTACGGCGGGCTTTGAGTTCCTGCCGGCCCTGGCGCACGT is drawn from Clostridia bacterium and contains these coding sequences:
- a CDS encoding DUF177 domain-containing protein, with protein sequence MRLDVADLRRHPGRSISFVFEEEIPAVSLAGEEIRFIGPVRVEGKVSGGQKLLVSEGQVRAVVRRQCSRCLTDYEEEVVAPLEAQFAHVSRLASLSDEEREQVQPFEGNEIELRPAIEEALVLALPMKALCQPDCPGLCPQCGHDLKEGPCACPKPDERLTVLGSLFARQKG
- a CDS encoding sporulation integral membrane protein YlbJ, with amino-acid sequence MNRKRRQWLGVAWLVFTVLLVSHPQATYSATHQALALWWQVVLPGLLPFLIASSLLGRLGMIALIGRWLEPLTRRLFNLPGTAALVIVLGYSSGPPVAAAMVAELRRRRLCTPREGERLLCFTHNASPLFLLAAVPVGMLGDASLGVPLAAAHYCANLILGLLWRRYGGARPTRQPQASPFPTRSVPGAVSAEAPMAALLAEAVTQAFRTLLLVAGYMTLAAVALALLRETGGLGPLARAFGALLALFSLPPSLGEAVTEGLVEMTLGTSRACQSSAPLGDRLTVASMILGWSGLSVHGQVASVLAGTDLRLGPYLLSRIAQGLLAAVLIRLWLPEAVPTFQLPRPATWSPLLVFELSLLLLGLGLALWLLLALLFALFRRSWYGGL